The genomic segment TGCACTAAGGCATCTTCTAGGGATAGTTTTGTTTCCCAATTCAGTATTTTTTTTGATTTAATTACATCTGCGTAGATAGTAGGTACATCGCCGCTTCTTCTTTTTCCTATTTCATAGTTTACTTTTACTGCGTTCAGTTTTTGAAAAAGTTGTATTATTTCTAATACAGAGTTGCTTTTTCCTGTTCCTAAATTAAAAACTTCACAGGTGTGTATTGGTTGGTTTTCTATCCAATTAAGAGCGGCTATATGTGCTTTTGCTAAATCTACCACGTGAATATAATCTCTCATACAGGTTCCGTCTGGGGTAGGATAATCGTTTCCAAAAATAGTTACTTTTTCTCTTAGTCCTGCGGCTGTTTGGGTTATATAGGGGAGTAAATTATTGGGTGTTCCTTTGGGAAATTCTCCGATAATAGCTGTAGGATGAGCTCCTATGGGATTAAAATATCTCAGGATAACTCCTTTTATGGTATTTTCTGCTTTTACGGTATCTTGTAAAATATCTTCGCATATTTTTTTTGTATTTCCATAAGGAGATGTGGGTGGCTTGATAGGAG from the Chitinophagaceae bacterium genome contains:
- the galE gene encoding UDP-glucose 4-epimerase GalE, translating into MNKKVIITGGAGYIGSHTAIELHNNGFTPIIVDNFYNADSTIIPRIEKIIETKVKCYTGDCTDNSFIENILRIEKQVFGVIHFAAYKAVGESVHNPLKYYKNNIISMIVFLELLKKYDIQNFIYSSSCTVYGIPDNVPVLEDSPIKPPTSPYGNTKKICEDILQDTVKAENTIKGVILRYFNPIGAHPTAIIGEFPKGTPNNLLPYITQTAAGLREKVTIFGNDYPTPDGTCMRDYIHVVDLAKAHIAALNWIENQPIHTCEVFNLGTGKSNSVLEIIQLFQKLNAVKVNYEIGKRRSGDVPTIYADVIKSKKILNWETKLSLEDALVHAWNWEKSLRNN